In Aegilops tauschii subsp. strangulata cultivar AL8/78 chromosome 3, Aet v6.0, whole genome shotgun sequence, one genomic interval encodes:
- the LOC109766906 gene encoding receptor-like protein EIX1, whose protein sequence is MGNLRYLNLSGIPFTGRVPPQLGNLSKLQYLELGQDTSYPGMYSTDITWLTKLHVLKFLSMRGVNLSGIADWPHNLNMLPSLRIIDLTVCSLDSADQSLPHLNLTKLERLDLNNNDFEHSLTYGWFWKATSLKYLNLGYNGLFGQFPDTLGNMTNLQVLDISVNKITDMMMTGNLENLCSLEIIDLSRNEINTDISVMMKSLPQCTWKKLQELDLGGNNFRGTLPNFIGDFTRLSVLWLDYNNLVGPIPPQLGNLTCLTSLDLGGNHLTGSIPTELGALTTLTYLDRGRNDLNGGVPAELGNLRYLTALYLSGNEMARSIPPQLGNLRSLTALDLSDNEIAGSIPPQLGNLTGLTYLELRNNHLTGSIPRELMHSTSLTNLDLPGNHLIGSVPTEIGSLINLQFLDLSNNSFTGMITEEHFANLTSLKQIDLSSNNLKIVLNSDWRPPFMLESASFGSCQMGPLFPPWLQQLKTTQLDISHNGLKGEFPDWFWSTFSHALYMDISNNQISGRLPAHLHGMAFEEVYLNSNQLTGPIPALPKKSICKLEPLIYLDLSNNILEGEIVKCFDIYSLEHLILGNNSLSGKIPASLRNNAVDITKLGYLQYLDLSSNNFSGAIPWHLSSLTFMSTLQEEYMGLVMDVQGSEIVPDRLGQILSVNTKGQQLTYHKTLEYFVSIDLSCNSLTGEIPTYITSLAALMNLNLSSNQLSGQIPSMIGAIQSLVSLDLSRNEISGEIPSSLSNLTSLSYLNLSYNSLSGRIPSGPQLDILNLDNQSLIYIGNSGLCGPPVHKDCSGNDPSIHGDLESSKEEFDPLTFYFGLVLGFVVGLWMVFCALLFKKTWRIPYFRLFDKVYDQVYVFVVVKWASFAKKTDEE, encoded by the exons ATGGGGAACTTGAGATACCTTAACCTCTCTGGCATACCATTTACCGGTAGGGTGCCTCCTCAGCTCGGTAATCTGTCTAAGTTGCAGTATCTTGAGCTTGGCCAAGATACTAGTTATCCTGGGATGTACTCAACAGACATCACCTGGTTAACAAAGTTGCATGTCCTGAAGTTCCTTAGCATGAGGGGAGTAAATCTCTCAGGGATAGCTGACTGGCCTCATAACCTGAATATGCTTCCATCTCTGAGGATTATTGATCTTACTGTCTGTTCACTTGATAGTGCAGACCAATCACTTCCGCACCTTAATCTCACAAAACTTGAGAGGCTTGACCTGAACAACAATGATTTTGAGCACTCACTCACATATGGCTGGTTTTGGAAGGCGACAAGCCTCAAGTACCTCAATCTTGGATATAACGGATTATTCGGCCAGTTCCCTGACACATTAGGAAACATGACAAACCTTCAAGTTCTTGATATTTCAGTGAATAAGATCACCGACATGATGATGACAGGAAACCTGGAGAATCTTTGCAGTTTGGAAATCATTGACCTCTCTCGTAATGAGATTAATACAGACATATCAGTGATGATGAAGAGTTTGCCGCAATGCACATGGAAAAAATTGCAGGAGCTGGATTTAGGAGGCAACAATTTCCGTGGAACTCTGCCAAACTTTATTGGTGACTTCACCAGGTTGAGCGTATTATGGCTTGACTATAACAACCTTGTTGGACCTATACCACCACAGCTTGGGAATTTGACATGTCTAACCTCCCTTGATCTTGGGGGCAATCACCTCACTGGGAGTATACCAACTGAATTGGGTGCCCTTACCACTTTAACTTATTTGGACAGAGGCCGTAACGACCTCAACGGGGGTGTACCGGCCGAGCTTGGGAATTTGAGATATTTAACTGCTCTTTACCTCTCGGGCAACGAAATGGCTAGATCTATACCACCACAGCTTGGGAATTTGAGGTCTTTAACTGCTCTTGACCTCTCGGACAACGAAATTGCTGGATCTATACCACCACAGCTTGGGAATTTGACAGGTCTAACCTACCTTGAGCTCAGAAACAATCACCTCACCGGAAGTATACCACGAGAGCTTATGCATTCAACTAGCCTAACCAACCTAGACCTCCCCGGCAATCATCTCATTGGAAGTGTGCCCACTGAAATAGGTTCCCTTATTAATCTGCAATTTCTGGACCTAAGCAACAATAGCTTTACTGGTATGATCACGGAAGAACACTTTGCAAATCTAACAAGTTTAAAGCAAATAGACTTGTCTTCCAACAATTTGAAGATTGTACTGAATTCAGATTGGCGTCCTCCCTTTATGTTGGAGTCCGCATCATTTGGATCTTGCCAGATGGGTCCTCTGTTTCCACCTTGGCTTCAGCAGCTGAAAACCACTCAACTTGACATTTCACACAACGGTTTGAAGGGCGAGTTTCCTGATTGGTTTTGGTCCACATTTTCACATGCCTTATATATGGATATCTCTAATAACCAAATAAGTGGCAGATTGCCAGCACATCTACATGGCATGGCTTTTGAAGAAGTCTATCTCAATTCGAACCAGCTTACTGGACCAATACCCGCACTGCCAAAAA AATCTATTTGCAAATTGGAACCATTGATATATCTGGATTTGTCAAACAATATTTTGGAGGGTGAAATTGTTAAATGCTTTGACATCTACTCTCTTGAACATCTCATACTCGGCAACAACAGTTTATCCGGAAAAATCCCAGCATCTTTGCGTAACAACGCAG TCGACATAACAAAGCTTGGGTATCTTCAATACTTGGATCTATCAAGCAACAACTTCTCTGGTGCAATACCTTGGCATCTGTCAAGCCTAACATTTATGTCAACATTACAAGAGGAATACATGGGTTTGGTTATGGATGTTCAAGGTTCAGAAATTGTACCTGATCGCCTAGGACAAATATTGTCAGTAAATACAAAAGGGCAGCAACTTACATATCATAAAACACTTGAATATTTTGTGAGCATtgatttatcatgcaactccttgacCGGCGAAATCCCTACATACATCACTTCGCTTGCTGCactaatgaatttgaatttaTCATCAAACCAATTGAGTGGACAAATTCCAAGCATGATTGGTGCCATACAGTCATTGGTATCTCTCGATCTATCTCGGAATGAGATTTCTGGTGAAATCCCATCGAGCTTGTCAAATCTGACATCTCTGAGCTACCTGAACCTGTCTTACAACAGTTTGTCTGGAAGGATACCATCTGGCCCCCAACTTGACATCCTCAATTTGGACAACCAGTCACTTATATACATCGGCAACAGTGGACTTTGTGGGCCTCCTGTCCACAAGGATTGTTCAGGAAATGATCCTTCCATCCATGGCGATCTCGAAAGCAGCAAGGAAGAATTTGACCCACTGACCTTTTACTTTGGTCTTGTGCTGGGATTTGTGGTGGGGCTCTGGATGGTGTTTTGTGCACTGCTGTTCAAGAAGACATGGAGAATTCCTTATTTCCGGCTCTTTGACAAGGTGTACGATCAAGTGTATGTATTTGTGGTTGTGAAGTGGGCAAGCTTCGCAAAGAAAACAGATGAAGAATAA